A window of Streptomyces puniciscabiei genomic DNA:
CGACCAGGACCACCCGGTCGGGGTCGGCGGCCACGAGATCCGCGGCCAGGGCCAGGGAGCGGGTCCCCGCGATACAGGCCCACTGGGTGGCCGGCTGCAGTATCACGTCGTTGCGGAGCTGAAGCCTGTTGGCCAGGGCGATGTCCAGACCCGGCAGCGCCGGGGTGGTGGAGTTGCTGGTGATCAGGCAGTCGACGTCTGCCGTGTCCAGCCCGGCGATCTGCAGGGCTCCCCGCGCCGCACGCTCGCCGTAGGACTGCACGGCCTCCCAGGCCGGCGCGGTGCGCTCCTGAACGGTCTGCGGCGTGGGTATCGCCTCGAGCGCGGCGATCACGCGGTCCACGTCCTGCTCGGTGAAACCGTCGCGCACCAGCGCCTCTTGGGCCCGCCCGGTGCCGACGGCCCGCAGGCCACCACCGTTGCCCGGCGCCACGGCGGCCTCCAGCGGCAGCATCCACCCGCGGGTCTCGATGCCGGTGCCGGCCGCGATGCCGTCGATCCGCGGCTCCCACGCCGCGTGCGGATGCCGGTCGCGCACCTCCGCCACGATCTGGCTGGTCTGCACGGCGTGCTCGCCGTGTATCACGGCAGGAGGACAGAGGTAAGCGGACATGAGGGGGCACCTTTCCGGGGGGGAACAAGCGGTAATGTCACGAGTGCTGTGGCATGGGTCACTTTGGAGCGTTTAGCCCAAGAACTTGCCGATGCACTCCACTTCGGTAGCCGGTATCCGTTTTGAGCATGGATGCTAAATGGACATTTCCGCTGTGATGCAGACAACTTAGGCGGCCTCTGAAGTGCGTGACACGGCACACACCGGTGAAACGGGGGCCCAGAGTGCTTCTGCGGGCCCTACCTGACTTACCGTCAGCCAGGTGCTGCCGGCCGGTTTCAGCGAGGCCCCCGACACGTGTCCCACGTGCCCCTCACCCGGTACCTGGCTGGTCCGTGGCGGCGGGTCCGGGCCGGCCGCCCAGTCACGTGTCGGGGAGGGCGGATTGCCGTTCCCCGGGCCTGCCCAGCGCCGCGAGGGTCAGGGTCACGGTGACCGAAGCGGCGGCCATCAGCGTCATCGCCGAGGCCGGCGAGGTCAGTTGGGCCAGCGTGCCCGCGAGGGCGGCACCGGCTCCCTGCAGGGCGGCCATGCCGGTGGCGTGCAGGCCGAGGGCCTGGCCGGTGAGGTCGTCGGGGGTGAGAGCCATCAGGCGTTCCTGCAGGACCAGGCTCGCGGCGAAGCCGACGGAGGCGACGGTGACGGCCACGGCCGACAGCGCCACTCCCGGCCGCAGGACGAAGAACAGGTAGGGAACCGCCAGCAGCAGGCGCAGCGGGGTCGCGAGACGGGGGCGCACCGCGGCCGGTACCAGGCGGCCCACGGCCAGGTCGCCCGCGAACATGCCCAGCGCCCCGCACGCGTACAGCGTGCCGGCGGCCTTGGGGGCGTAGGAGACGTAGAGCGAATCGCTGCCGACGATCAGACCGTTGGGGATCCACAGGCCCAGGTACGTCAGTCGTCGGGGGCGCGCGGACCACAGGAGGGCGTTGGTGCGCCAGGTCGCCGCGAGGGACGGCCGGCCGGAGGAGCGCGGCGGGCGGACGGCAAGGCCGAGGCGGGTGACGAGCGCCGACATCACGTACAGCGCTGCCGCGAGGAGCAGGCAGGTGCGCGGGGACAGCAGCGCCAGCAGTGCGCCGCCCGTCGCGAAGCCGGCCACCTGGACCAGGCCCCAGAGCATGTTGAACACCGAACGGCCCAGGACGTAGCCGTCGTTGGGAACGATCTCGTTCAGCAGTCCCCCGCGCACTCCCCCGCCCAGCGACGCGACCAGGCCCTGCGCCAGGACGACGGCGAAGACCGCCCGGACCGGCAGGCCGGGCAGCGCCAGCACCACCGTTGCGGCCGCGAAGGCGAGGGCGAGGCCGGACAGGATCGCGCGCGGCGGCAGCCGGTCGGCGGCCGAGAGCAGCAACGCGGCGCCCAGCAACTGCGCCAGCTGCGGGCCGAACATGCTCACCGCCGACAGCAGCGGGGAGCCGGTGGCCCGGAAGACCAGCGTGCCCAGGGCCAGGCCGCCGATCGTCTGGGCCGCCGCGAAGGCGGCGAAGGAGAACAGGAACGAGGCGAACTCCGGGGTGCGGAACAGAGAGCGGTAGCTGCGCATGCGTCGAAGT
This region includes:
- a CDS encoding polyketide synthase, coding for MSAYLCPPAVIHGEHAVQTSQIVAEVRDRHPHAAWEPRIDGIAAGTGIETRGWMLPLEAAVAPGNGGGLRAVGTGRAQEALVRDGFTEQDVDRVIAALEAIPTPQTVQERTAPAWEAVQSYGERAARGALQIAGLDTADVDCLITSNSTTPALPGLDIALANRLQLRNDVILQPATQWACIAGTRSLALAADLVAADPDRVVLVVIAEALSTTYQPADDTLESLIVRLLFADTAVAMVVTGRPRRESVLRLDAAWHHTLPGTQDLHRLETRADGTHFVMDRRGPRAVQETVAAMWEWLHVRYQDDPGSWHPDVLLAHPGGTRVLEYMEQTMPDAWPSGLLDYSRDSYTTGNRGGAAVFDIMRRAYDAGQKPGSRAVLYAAAPGLTATALEGEWL